The following DNA comes from Triticum aestivum cultivar Chinese Spring chromosome 3D, IWGSC CS RefSeq v2.1, whole genome shotgun sequence.
TGATCTCTACCCGCCGTGTACCTACTCACTGACAGGATTCTCTCGCGCTTGTGTGCCCCTCTGTCATTGCGAGTGGGTTCGAAAACTCCGAGTCATATGGGTTCACTCCCGAGCGACGAGTTCGGGTGCACCGGGTCTATGCACGCGCAGGGGCAAGGCGCGGAGAGAGCACGGGCAGTGCACCAGCACCGGGCTCATCCACTCCACACCGCCCTCGCCTTCCCCGCCGCTGGGCAGCCCAGCCCAGGCTGAAAACCCCAGCTCCCCCCGCGCCGCACCGCACCGCAGAGTTCTCCGCCTCTCCGGCGTCGCTTCCACCCCGCGAGCGCGAGCGACAGCGAGACCGGCCGGACTGGGccatggcggcggctccgttcgtcTACTGCGCCCCCTCCGACGGCGGCCGCACCGGTACGTCCCCCCTCCCCCCTTCGGTTTGCTCCCGCGATCATcccttcctctcctcctctctctgcgGCTGCATTCCTGACCGAGATCGTACGTGCGCGCGTGTGTGCAGATGAGAACGCTCTCCTGATGGCGGCGCTCCACGGCAACCTCGGCCGCCTCAAAGGTAGCACTTTCTCCTCCTCTCCGCCATGCTCCTGTGCATTTTCCTCATTTCTGTTCTAGTCTAGTCATGCCATGCGCGTGCTGTGTCTGTGGGGTCGGAGGTTGTTCAGGCATGCTGCATTGCTGAGGCGCCTAACCATCCACCACCGCTTGTTCGGAAAATAGTATGCTTATCGGATTCTATTTTCTGTGTTGCCACGGGTGACTTGATTTGTCAGATGCTATGCTATGTATTGCTTGTTTTATTGCATTCACCATTTAGAAACATCAGCGTTAGATTAGCAACGATGAGTCCAAGCAATTTTATTATCTACTAGTAATTACAAGATTTCATACTTAGTCTCCCTCCTGAAATCCGGACGAGCATTCCGGTTAAAACAAAATTCAGAGGAGCAGTGTTTTTATCTTATCTTAACAAACCAGGGTGTTAATCTTGCATCTATTGATGATGGGACACGACTCTGTTTACAACCAAATTTGCAGTATAGTCAAGCACTCTAGATTCATATGTCGTCAAGAGTTTCACTGCATAACTGTGTCCATGAATGCATTAAATCGGTTCCTTTggcctctgagtctgaggttcttaTGCATTGCATACATGTTTCCATTTTTTCTTTCGGTTTTCGATTTTGTTGATTCGGCTGTCTATTTCTGTAATGTGATGTTTGTTTCTGTGAGGAAAGATATTGTAAACAGTCTTACTCGGGGGAATGGTGGCCCATCGGCGATTTTTTCTTTCAACAAAGATGGAGTTGATGTGTTGCATGGTGCGGCATGTGGAGGCCATCTGGAGGTTTGCAAGTATTTGGTGGAGGAGCTTGGGGGAGATGTGAATGCTCCTGGAATTGGAAGCGTAGCTCTAGGTCTTTCTCTATTTCTTTCCCCATTTTTGGAATCGGTGGCTGCCATGCCAATGTTTTCCAGTATGCGATCGAGATTGTGTTGATATGTGCTTTTCTTACAGGTGCAACTCCGTTTATGATGTCAGCTCAGTCTGGTGATGTTCCCACTGTCAAGTATTTCCTTGATCATGGTGGTGATCTAATGAAAGCAGATGACAAGGGACGCACAATTCTCCACCATGCTGTCTCGGCAGGTTCTCCCCTTGATACGCGCATACATACATGATTTCTCCAAGATGGTCGTTTTACTAGATGTTATTTACTCTACTACACTTGGTTTGTTCATTGTTATGGCAAAACATGACTTACGGAATCATCTCGTTCACTACAGGATGCTGCAAGGTAACAGAGTTCCTCCTTTCAAAAGGGGTGCCAGTCGACATAGACTGTGGCCGTGGACCACCACTCTTCATGGCTGCTACAAATGAGCAGGATAAGACGCTGAAGATTTTATTGGACCACCATGCAAATGTATATAGCCTCCTCTGTTTCCTATTTCTGTTGATTCAGAGTTAATTTGGACAGATAATTGTTAGTTTGCCAACTAGTTAGATGATGTGGGCAAATATGTCTTGTCCTGGGGGTGTTTTGGTTGCTTGGAGTAAAACATACTTAGATACTGCAAATATGTTTTAGGTTTATGAAATTCAGTAGAGATCTTGAAGTGTGTTTGATTGATGGAGCAACCCATTTCAATCTTCGAACCAAACAAGCTTGTTAGGTCAGGATTAGGATTGGATTGTTCACTTACATTTTATCCCTCGAAAAAACCACCAAACACACCAGTAAATTATATGATGACATGCTTTTTTATTAGGAACTCTTGACTTTATCATGCCACCTGTGTTTCTTAATACAAAACACAATACTCTGCTTTCAGCCTAACATCATTATCAGCGGTGCTACTACTCCCCTGCTGAGTGCTCTTATTTACCGTTCATTGAAGTGCATGAAGCTACTCATTAAGGTGAGTATTCTCTTGATTATTAATCATAGCAATGTGTTGATTTTCCCTACTCTACCTTTATGTCATCACTGCGATGCTTATATGCTGATGTGCATTGAGATAACACTGAACATTCTATTGCATAATCCTCTTTACAGGCTGGTGCCGATGTTAATTGCAAGGCTTCCACTATGACACTTTTGGTGTTTGCTACAATGCAAGGAGGTTATACCAACTTCATTAAGTTTCTGTTGAAGGCTGGAGCTGATCCTAATATTCCCGATGATGTATGTTCCgtatattttctgtatattttgctGTCCTGGTATGCAGAATTTCACTATATACTATCAAATCTTCTGGTGATGCTATTATTCAAAGAAGCCATTTAGCAGTGAGTTTAGGTTGCTTTGTGCCGTTGACTAGGTGGGAAATTGACGCTTGTGCTTAGTTAAGTTGTGTTGACCTTTCATTCTAACAGTCTTTATCATTAAAAAAACCTATGTGGGCGACTTAGATATCACCTCATGGGAATCGAACTCTCGTGGTAGGGTGACCTCACTCCACATCCACCATTGATACAGCCCAATTCTCAATTCGTAACTGGGAGTATATAAGACCACCTAGGTAGTAGTATATGTATTccttttttatatacaaatatcaAGGTATTTAAAAAATATGCACTTTTGTGGTGTCTGAGTCTTGTGGTGTCACTAAAAACTCTTGTGGTGTCTGAGTCTCAactttggctgaaatgcctctctttGAAAACTTGCGTGCTGGCAGTTTGAATTGCTTAGCAATTTTATAATGCTTTTCGGGTAAATCCTTGTTGAAACATTTGATAATTTTTTTACATAGATCCTGGTTCCTTCCCACAATGTTAAAATTTTCTGCATCGAGAGTACATTACACAATGTTCACGTTCCTTTGCTATATATGTATCCTAAACAGTTGATGAGATACTGAGATATCAGTATGTACCATTCTGGGTAGCAGCATTTCTCCAATGACTCATGCAATACAAACTGAAATAAATTCACCTCTTTAGCTTAATTATGTGGTTCTTCATCCCAGCTGTTGGAATTCTCTCCTTGTTGAAATATTTGATAATTACAGTGATCCTGGTTCTTTCTGACAATATTATAATTATTTACATGGATTCTAAGTTATGAATGATCAGGTTCTTATGTTATCGCTATGGTTTACCTTTTTATTGATGTCTTAAATATTCGAAATAAGTGAcatttctttttaattttcttgCCCAGTTGGGTAGGTTACCAATAGAGCTTGCTGCATTACGAGATTGCAAGGAAGAGGTTGAAATGTTGCTTCCTTTGACTACGCCAATTCCAACTGTCCCAAACTGGAGTATTGAGGGGGTAATTTCCCATGTGAAAAATGAAGATAAAAAACCAATGGTATGTTATTTTGATATTTTCTGTTCTTATGTCGTTTCCATATTGAATATTGCTTTGAAAACTAAGCCATCGTTTTGTTCTTCAGTCCTGAAATCTGTCCGTTCAGTATTATTGTAAGCTCTGGTTACTATGTAGACAAGACCACAttatggggttttcttaggataaACCACCAACTTTAATTTGGAAGGGTCATGATTGTAATGAATAGAAAATGCTAACCAAATTCTGTTTTTATGTTGGATAACTGGTAGAAATGACTGAGGAAAATAGTACTGCTGCTTCCAGTGTTCAAAAGTACAAACACCTTACACCTGATAAGATCAACTCTTAAGATAAGGCAATTGGTGTACTCTTTGTGAAATGATAGTTGCATATAGATTGTATGGCAGTCTCAGTTCAAGGAACTGCCATTAACTTATCATTATTTAGAGCGCTGAAGCAAATCTTGAAATACTGTAGATTAGTTAGGGCTGTCTGGTACAGGAATATTGAATGTTGCTCATAGTCATGGATCTCATAGCGTGGTTGTGAAGTACACCAGCATCATGTACAGACTGTGCTacttgttactccctccgttcggaattacttgtcgcgaaaatgtatgtatctagaactaaaatacgtctagatacattcatttctgcgacgagtaattctgaacggagggagtagtatagtagtAATAATGTCTCATGAACAATATATTTTAGTTAAGTACCACACTTGTTCTAAAATTATGTTGCACTTGCAAGCACATACGCAGTGTTTTCCCCTTGGTTATTTCCGTGAAAGATAAAACACCTTGATCTCTGCTCATGTCCCCATGTTTCCTATTGCCTGCCATCTACTTTGCGCTGCAGGCCCCACTTGGTGTTTTCATAGATTGTAACATTGTTCTAACTTTCCCCCGCAAAAGAAAGACATTGTTCTAGCTTTAGCGACATCATTTAGTGGTAAAGAAAAGGATAACGGTGTTCTAGTACTAGTTGCATGCTTCTTTTGAAGAAGACACAAGTGGCTTATGTTCCTCCATTTTCGTTGCATTTCCTATACCTATAATTGCAGAGGAGTTCTTTTAAGACCTTGACTCTGTGCTTCCGACCAGTAACAATTTTCTCCATTTGATGTGGCATTTGCCGTATGCATGCATGCAGCATAATTATGTGAAAGAGCTTGCCACCTAGATAGTAAGCTATGTAGAATGTTGAACACAAGGGTTGCTGATTTTCTTTTTTGTGATGGAAATTATCATAGTAGATGATGATTACTTCTAGAATTCAAATATCCATTTCATGTTTATTTTACTTATTGTCTAGGAGCAACGGCACCGTGAAAGAAGACAACGTTTGCTCAAGTCACAGGCTGATACAGCATTCAAGCTGAAGGAGTATAAGATGGCATCAGAGTGTTATGGTCTGGTAAACCTCTTGCACTTAATCTATGATGGTTTAGAAGATAATTTTTGTGTGTTAACAGGGATCTAGTTGGAgagcttttttttcttttctatctaGGTTTCTTATTATCTAACCTTAAAATATCTGACCATTTTTAATGTAAAATATGAGCTTTGATTGTCGAAAAACAGTGTAATTGACAATGAATAATAGGACTGGGACATGATGTATTGCTTATTAATTTGCCATGTCTGATTTCACGTTATTTGTCACTGACTGAAACTAATCTTCACTCTATAATTTTTTGGGACTGATCTTCACTGACAGAGATTAATATGCATACTACTAAGCAAATTTGACTTCACTTTAGAAACTTATATTGGCATCATCTGCGCATGTTAGAAAAAACAGAGTACTTCCATGAGAAGTTATTTTTCTCCTTGTCAGCTAATATGAATCTTTGATATGTTTGTCTACTGCCTCTGTTAATGTGTGTGGTGTGCCATCAAACGGTTGTACCCAAACTGATTATAAGTAGGTACATGTAAATTGAACAAGCCAATCAATCTAGTTAGAGAATGTGTTCCAACTCCATCTGCAGTATTAAGTTTTGAGAATAATATTTGGATGACCACCTTTTGACCGTAGGCAATAGATCATGGAGAGAGTGCAACACTGTATGCAAACAGAAGTGTTTGTAAACTGCTCTTGGGCGATGGTGAAGGGTCTTTGTCAGATGCTCTCAGGTGCAGAATGCTCCGGCCTGATTGGGCAAAAGCTTGCTACCGTCAAGCTGCAGCTCATATGCTACTCAAGGTGCCCTCTAGCTTGCCAGTGGAGGACCTTGATTCTTGATTGTTCCACTACAGCACAGGTTGCAAGTACAAAGTTAGGGATTTCAGAGAACCTTTGCATGAGCTGCTAGTACACGAGCAACATTATTACCAGCCCTTGGGCAACAGCCTACATTAACCGGATCAAAGTACACATTCAGCAAATGCTTGACTTCCTGAAAAATAAATCCACGTGTCGCCAAATCATAACATTGCTCGTTGTAACACGTTTAAGCACTAGGCAATCTGTCTCGGTGATGATGTGCCACAAGCCTAGTCCCGCAGCTCACAAATTGCCTTCATGAACGCCGAGACCTCCGCTTGCAGAGCATCCTGCCTCTCCTACACCTTCATCTTCATTTCCGATCACAGACCCCGAGCCTCCCATTGAAGTGCCTATATCAACATTAATTTTAAGAAAACGGTGGAGGAGGAGTCCACTTTTTCTGTTCTTTCTGAGCTGCGGGACTAGGCTTGGGTCAGCACATCAAATAGCAGACTGCGCCGGCTCCTGACGCTACGTTAGTCCCTGGGAGTGGCGAGGGTCACACAGAGAGCAGAGTGCGCCATCATGAACTAGTCCATGTTTTATTATGCATTCAATCAATTTGCTCAATTATTGAAAATGCAAAAGCACTCATCCAAAATAAAAGTAATTGCATACGGCAAGTAGAATCCACAGGCAAGACGAGAAAATTTCATACAAAGTCTCGTTGTAGCAGTCTGCAGTTTCGCATGAATTTCAAATCAAGACACAAGGATTAGAAGTTCCTGCTAGCTCCACTTCAGTGAAAAGTAGAACATGTTCCAGCCTGCGCCCGCCCGCACCTCACTGCTCACCTTCGCCTGAAGAATTCTTCATGAGCTCCCTAGCCTTCCTGCAAGAAATTCAGCCCGATGGAATGGAAATGTCAGCGCTAACAATAGTCCCTAAATATGCAACTCAATGACTACATGATTCCTCTTTCTAGGGCTGACATAGTCACTAATGGCAGTCCTAGACGTTACTGAACCACAAGTGCCGCATAAGAAAAAGTTCTTCAGAGTTGTGCGCTAATGGCATTCTACGTGTATAGTCAAGTATGCAACTGCTTCAGGTCACTAGCTATAAAGTAATTTGCTAGCCTAAACCCATGCATACTTGCATTTGGAAGACACGGAAAAGAGATGAGCAAAGAGAGAAGGTTACCGTAGTTCACCCTCAATTTCAGCATTTCCAGGATCCAGATCTTGTGCATCCAAGAAAGCATTACAGGCTTGTTCATACTCCTGGGTGCATGGCAAATCAAGGAATCTGACCAGAATGTAAGATTAATATGTAAATAGTGAACACACTGGCAAGCTAGATTCACCTTGAGTAGCATGTGAGCTGCACCTTGACGATAGCAAGCTTTTGCCCAATGAGGTCGCAGCACTCTGCACCTGAGAGCATCTGACAAAGCACCTTTACCATCACCCATGAGCAGTTTACAAAGACTCCTGTTGCAATACAGTGTTGCACACTCTTCATGACATATTGCCTATGGTCAAACATGAGAGGTCATGAAAATATTATTTTCAACTTAAAATCGCCATATACAGGAGTTTTATTCAACACTTATTTATGGACAAGTAGAAAACCGTGTAAAAACTTTACTACTAAGTAATACCACAGAATGGAGTTGTGGAACACATTCTCTTACTAGACTGATTGGCTTGTTCAATTTACATTTACGGTCAATTTGAATATGTAGTTAACAATCCTAAGTAGACATCATCACATCAGACGCAGACAGTGGGCAACCAACAAAATTTCATATTAGCTGAGAAAAAATAAATAAGTTTTCATGGAATGTGGAGATATAAGAAGTCAAACAAAGAATGTCAAATATGTTCTCAAGTGAAGTCAAATTTACTTAATATGCATGATCTACGTCGGTTAAGATTAGTCCAAATGAGTGACCAATCAAGTCAAGTACATACATGGCATACTAACAAGTTATCTCTAGATCGCTACCTACCATATACATGTGACCCATTATTGGTTATGCCATGTCCATAATGATATGAGTTGAGAACCAGTCAAACATTGTTTTTATTCATTAATTGCCACCCCCTAAATGGGCACCCCAAGAGAAATTTCTTTCATTCTACCACATAATCATTAAGATGCGTGAATTTCATCACATTCTTAAAGTAAGGTTGCTTCAAATTATATTAATCTAGATGGATCTAGCTCAGATCTAGTTGTAATTTTAGTCGGTCTTCAATCAGATATATTCATGGCCACATACACAACACTACATTTAAAACACATGGAGCTCATGGAATCATTGTCCCCCAGTTACACGTTTCTTTTCAGGATCATCAGataatatatatttttctgtttttgtGCCATTCCCAGCTGACATGTTACATTGAAAAAAACTGTTTGATACCCGAAGTGGTTAATAATGTAAATTACTATATAGAGTATATAGTAAGAAACCTAATTGGTTAGAAAAGAAACTGATTTTAATTCAGTTCCCATTGACAGCAAAAACTTACTCATCTAAACCATCATAGCATAAGTGGAAGAGGTTTACCATATCATAGAACTGTGATGCAATCTTATACTCCTTCTGCTCGAATGCCGCATCAGCTTGTAACTTCAAGAattttttttctcctttgatgGTCCCTTAGCTCCAGGACGATACATAATGAAACAGGAATTAAATGTTCGAATTGCGGAAATAATCATCATTCACTGTGATGATTTGCTCGAATGCCCTAAGGCTATTTTCTCAAAGAAGTATGCTATTATATATAGACCATCCTTTTCTTTATCATGGATTATTGTCGTGAAAGTCAGAACAATGTTACAATCTACCAAACACCAGGTGTGGCCTGCAGTGCACAGTAGATGGCAGGCAACATGAAACATGAGAATATGAGCACAGATCAAGGTGTTCCTTCTTTCACAGAAACAACCAAGGAGAACACATTGCAATGTGCTAGCCAGTTAGGTACTCCAtccgtccgaaattacttgtcactaatatgaatgtatctagatgtatttttagttctagatacatccatttctatgacaagtaatttggaacagagggagtacataatggGATAAAGGGCTCGGACATATACATGATAGATAGCATTTGCCCACACCTCAATAGAAAGGACTGCGACATAATTTATAGCTAGTATGCCACTTAAATAAAACATAATTGTTCATGTGACATTGTTACTAGATACTAATGAATAACACACCCTGCACATGATGtcgtgtactccctccattccagaatataaggtgtatctAATTCCGTGCAAGTCAAACTTGTGTCtgtgtttgaccaagattatagaatgaAGTATCGACATCTACAATACAAAATAAGTAAAATATGAAAATACTTCTCATGATGGATCTAATGATGCAAATTTGATACCgtagatattgatatatttttcctAAAAACTTCAAACATGCAtatgtttgacttttgaaaaaactaatacaccttatattttgaaacggagtaTTTTCTAACCATGCTATGGATCAATAAGACCATAACTATGAGCCATATCTAAGCATTCATGTATCAGAGAGCATCCAAGTATTCTCTACACATCATATGCTTATGACAGCTAACAGAACTGAGACTTGCCTAAAATTTACATGCAAATATCATTGTGGAAAGGGCACTGCAGTTATCCTATTTTAAGAGTCGATCTTATCAGGTGTCAGGTATTTGCACTTTTGAAGCTTGGAAGCAGAAGAACTCTTTTACTTTATGATTTTCACCTAGTTTGGATATCATTTTTTATTCATTGCAATTTAGGGTTTGTTTATATTATGTTCCATTAAGCTATAGTTGATAGTGCGTATCACACATCGTTCATGATGTCTATTCACTCTCAGCATGATCATATTACCCTTCTAATTAAATTATAGTTAGGTTTTCTAGGCTAGTCACCAGTAAAAAAAACTATCTTTATGATATATCCCAAGTTGGGAGACCTAAGATTACTCCAATAAATAACTCATGGTTCTATCAATGTACATATGGTGCCATGCATATAATGACCAGTTGACCATAGCTTATAATAACATTAATGGATAATAAATTTAGAGTTGAAGAACAAATAAAGGTTTAGCTTTCAAACAGTATCCAATATTAAAACAACATCAGAACAGACACAACATACCATTGGCTTTTTATCTTCAATTTTTGCATGAGAAACTACTCCCTCAACACTCTAGTTTGGGACATTTGGAATTGGGGAAGTTAAAGGAAACAGCATTTCAACCTCTTCCATGCAATCACGTACTGCAGCAAGCACTACCGGCAACCTACCCAACTGACCAACAAAAGAAAAGGTAACAGTTAATTATTTCAGAAAGTAAGAACGTCATTCAAGAAAGGAACTATTTAAAATATAGAAAAATAACATGAACATGATGTAAGTATAATCGATGTAAGAATCGTAATGAATACTAACAATAGGGATGAAGAACATGAACTTAACTAAAAAAACAATTTATTCTATTGTTTATTGCATGAATACATTTGAGAAATGTTGCTACCCAGAATGGTGAGAACTCAGTAGCTCATCAGCTGTCAAGTTATGCATGATATGCTTTCAAAAGGGAAAAAAATACTGATATATGTTGCAAACTTGTTGGATACAAGCAAGTAGCAACATTTTTATAATGTTATATGATGGAAGAGAATAGACATAGTCAACGACACAAAGCAACCTAAATTCATTCCCAAAACAGCTCACCAACATGATAAGAGGAGTTGCATAATAGTATCCCCAAAAGCTTTAAT
Coding sequences within:
- the LOC123077592 gene encoding ankyrin repeat and SOCS box protein 3, whose amino-acid sequence is MAAAPFVYCAPSDGGRTDENALLMAALHGNLGRLKDIVNSLTRGNGGPSAIFSFNKDGVDVLHGAACGGHLEVCKYLVEELGGDVNAPGIGSVALGATPFMMSAQSGDVPTVKYFLDHGGDLMKADDKGRTILHHAVSAGCCKVTEFLLSKGVPVDIDCGRGPPLFMAATNEQDKTLKILLDHHANPNIIISGATTPLLSALIYRSLKCMKLLIKAGADVNCKASTMTLLVFATMQGGYTNFIKFLLKAGADPNIPDDLGRLPIELAALRDCKEEVEMLLPLTTPIPTVPNWSIEGVISHVKNEDKKPMEQRHRERRQRLLKSQADTAFKLKEYKMASECYGLAIDHGESATLYANRSVCKLLLGDGEGSLSDALRCRMLRPDWAKACYRQAAAHMLLKVPSSLPVEDLDS